A genomic window from Luteolibacter sp. LG18 includes:
- a CDS encoding metallophosphoesterase — MNSESSSVSRRDLLKTTLLFSSGLLTGGWASRLQAAAAQTDFGKGGLHLLAVGDYGTANAEQKQVADQMNAFAGKLGSPLGAVLALGDNFYGMMTPERFQPGFEEMYSKEHLDCPFYALLGNHDYGPQYDSKQGRAKADMQLAYARANPASRWKMPAKWYSFELGAPGKPLVKVIYLDGNYFEGALTPQEKIEQKRWLEAEMTKKTDAKWLWVVSHYPLFSDTTKRGDKEGVKLLENWGSYLREKPVSLYLSGHDHNLQHLRVEGYRASFLVSGGGGASRYEVQQSPRGFSMQTRGFNHIHVTEDKLTVQLINPEGQRLHAFEQTIAGETRILSV, encoded by the coding sequence ATGAATTCCGAGTCTTCTTCCGTTTCCCGCCGCGATCTCCTCAAAACCACCCTGCTTTTCAGCTCCGGCCTGCTCACGGGCGGCTGGGCATCCCGCCTCCAGGCGGCCGCCGCGCAAACGGATTTCGGGAAGGGCGGCCTCCACCTGCTCGCCGTGGGCGACTACGGCACGGCCAATGCCGAGCAGAAGCAGGTGGCCGACCAGATGAACGCCTTCGCCGGCAAGCTGGGGTCACCGCTGGGCGCGGTGCTCGCGCTGGGGGACAACTTCTACGGAATGATGACCCCGGAGCGCTTCCAGCCGGGATTCGAGGAGATGTATTCGAAGGAGCATCTCGATTGCCCGTTCTACGCGCTCCTCGGCAACCACGACTACGGCCCGCAATACGACTCCAAGCAGGGCCGCGCGAAGGCGGACATGCAGCTGGCCTACGCCCGGGCCAATCCCGCCTCCCGCTGGAAGATGCCCGCGAAGTGGTACTCCTTCGAGCTGGGGGCCCCCGGCAAGCCGCTGGTGAAGGTGATCTACCTGGACGGAAACTACTTCGAAGGCGCGCTGACGCCGCAGGAGAAGATCGAGCAGAAGCGCTGGCTGGAGGCCGAGATGACGAAGAAGACCGACGCCAAGTGGCTGTGGGTGGTCTCCCACTACCCGCTATTCTCGGACACCACCAAGCGCGGCGACAAGGAGGGCGTTAAGCTCCTCGAAAACTGGGGCTCCTACCTGCGGGAGAAGCCGGTGTCCCTCTACCTCTCCGGCCACGACCACAATCTCCAGCACCTGCGGGTGGAGGGCTACCGGGCCAGCTTCCTGGTGTCCGGAGGCGGCGGAGCCTCCCGCTACGAGGTCCAGCAGTCGCCGCGCGGCTTTTCGATGCAGACGCGCGGCTTCAACCACATCCACGTCACCGAGGACAAATTGACCGTGCAGCTCATCAACCCGGAAGGCCAGCGGCTGCACGCCTTCGAACAGACGATCGCGGGCGAAACGCGGATCCTGTCGGTCTGA
- a CDS encoding cupin domain-containing protein, with product MARLIPAPTRIHAHGEPPKIIEEYFGRVNSGTAATSIARMVSPSGWAEPGQTPEFDEYTVVLRGVLQVETRDETHQVAAGQAIVTQAGEWIRYSSPGPEGAEYIAVCLPAFSPDTVHRDPA from the coding sequence ATGGCACGCCTCATTCCCGCCCCGACCCGCATCCACGCCCACGGCGAACCTCCGAAGATCATCGAGGAATACTTCGGCCGGGTGAACTCCGGCACCGCCGCCACCAGCATTGCCCGCATGGTCAGCCCGTCCGGCTGGGCGGAACCGGGCCAGACGCCGGAGTTCGATGAATACACCGTGGTCCTCCGCGGCGTCCTTCAGGTGGAAACCCGGGACGAAACCCACCAGGTCGCGGCCGGACAGGCGATCGTGACCCAAGCGGGCGAATGGATCCGTTACAGTTCCCCCGGACCGGAAGGCGCGGAATACATCGCCGTCTGCCTCCCGGCCTTCTCGCCGGACACGGTTCACCGCGATCCGGCCTGA
- a CDS encoding ABC transporter ATP-binding protein yields MSAALKVHNLYRYFGQLQAVNGVSFEVPHGSVCGFVGANGAGKTTTMRILATLDYPTMGVAEVCGINVVNHPSEVRRLIGWMPDHFGNYEHMTVLEYLDFYARALGYKGKERRQRVQEVMEFTDLIPLAERFSNKLSKGMTQRLGLGRALLHDPQVLIMDEPAAGLDPKARVELKHLIRVLAKEGKTIFISSHILSELGEMCDSLLFINAGRVVHHGNAEDLKRGADALGGVLYDVQVDGSAQAVSDWCVLQPHVEFLEARKHGGRIRIETDDPAKAADVLSRMVKDGLRVVEFHREQRNLEDAFIDILGRLERGEKNVIAPPPMPEPATAAQS; encoded by the coding sequence ATGTCCGCCGCACTCAAAGTCCACAACCTCTACCGCTACTTCGGCCAGCTCCAGGCCGTGAACGGGGTTTCATTCGAAGTGCCGCACGGTTCGGTGTGCGGTTTCGTCGGCGCGAACGGCGCGGGCAAGACGACCACCATGCGGATCCTGGCGACGCTCGACTACCCGACCATGGGGGTCGCCGAGGTGTGCGGGATCAACGTGGTGAACCACCCGTCCGAGGTCCGCAGGCTGATCGGCTGGATGCCGGACCATTTCGGCAACTACGAGCACATGACGGTGCTCGAGTATCTCGACTTCTACGCCCGCGCCCTGGGCTACAAGGGCAAGGAACGCCGCCAGCGTGTGCAGGAAGTGATGGAGTTCACCGACCTGATCCCGCTGGCCGAACGTTTCTCGAACAAGCTCTCGAAAGGCATGACCCAGCGGCTCGGCCTGGGTCGCGCGCTGCTTCATGACCCGCAGGTGCTGATCATGGACGAGCCCGCCGCGGGTCTCGACCCGAAGGCACGCGTGGAGCTCAAGCACCTGATCCGGGTGCTGGCGAAGGAAGGAAAGACGATCTTCATTTCCTCCCACATCCTCTCCGAGCTCGGTGAGATGTGCGATTCGCTGCTGTTCATCAACGCCGGCCGGGTGGTGCACCACGGCAACGCGGAGGATCTCAAGCGCGGCGCGGATGCCCTGGGCGGCGTGCTTTACGACGTGCAGGTGGACGGCAGCGCGCAGGCGGTGTCCGACTGGTGCGTGCTGCAACCGCATGTGGAATTCCTGGAAGCCCGCAAGCACGGCGGCCGCATCCGCATCGAGACGGACGATCCGGCGAAGGCCGCGGACGTGCTCTCGCGGATGGTGAAGGACGGGCTGCGGGTGGTGGAGTTCCACCGCGAGCAGCGGAACCTGGAGGACGCCTTCATCGACATCCTCGGCCGCCTCGAGCGTGGCGAGAAGAACGTGATCGCCCCGCCGCCGATGCCCGAACCGGCCACCGCCGCCCAATCCTGA
- a CDS encoding outer membrane protein transport protein, protein MHPVRVSLARLALLPLSCLALPHAHAVGFRLPNQDPEAIARGNAFAATADNPSAIFYNPAGITQLEGHQLSIAEYAISADIHYTSFTGATASTDTTVQFVPQIYYTYSPKESPWSFGLGVYAPYGLGVDYGSRSPISTIAQEAKLLYATVNPVVAYQISPTLSIGGGVTLNYSDVDIQRQIGFGPADGFRFDGDGYGTGFNLGLLWQPVTEWSLGLNYRSATEIGYDGRSIAFPYAGYSPTSASLDFPQNVVAGVSYRPNEKWNFEFDLDWTDWDVVNDAYFRGTFGGPQVFPFRYTSGCMYNFGVTRQLNDGYFISAGYIFSENSVPDRTLSPLNPDSDLQLGSIGFGHHGECISWAVGYHFAYNGGRTVTGSLVNSPTGQTANGHYTTFNNAVNVSVRYAF, encoded by the coding sequence ATGCATCCCGTCCGAGTTTCCCTTGCCCGGCTGGCGCTTCTGCCCCTTTCCTGCCTCGCTCTTCCCCATGCCCACGCGGTCGGTTTCCGCTTGCCGAACCAAGACCCGGAGGCGATCGCCCGCGGCAATGCTTTCGCCGCCACGGCGGACAACCCCTCCGCGATCTTCTACAACCCGGCGGGGATCACCCAGCTCGAAGGCCATCAGCTCAGCATCGCTGAATACGCCATTTCAGCGGACATCCATTACACCTCTTTCACCGGAGCGACGGCCAGCACCGACACCACCGTCCAGTTCGTCCCGCAAATCTACTACACCTACTCCCCGAAGGAATCGCCCTGGTCCTTCGGCTTGGGTGTGTACGCACCCTACGGACTCGGCGTGGACTACGGCTCCCGGAGCCCGATTTCCACGATCGCCCAGGAAGCGAAGCTCCTCTATGCCACCGTCAACCCGGTGGTGGCGTACCAAATCAGCCCGACCCTTTCCATCGGCGGCGGCGTAACGCTGAATTACTCGGACGTCGATATCCAGCGCCAGATCGGGTTCGGCCCGGCGGACGGCTTTCGCTTCGATGGTGATGGCTATGGCACCGGTTTCAACCTCGGCCTGCTGTGGCAGCCGGTGACCGAATGGTCGCTCGGCCTCAATTACCGCTCCGCCACCGAGATCGGTTACGATGGCAGATCCATCGCCTTCCCTTACGCCGGCTACAGCCCCACCAGCGCCTCGCTTGATTTCCCGCAGAACGTGGTGGCCGGCGTTTCCTATCGCCCGAACGAGAAGTGGAACTTCGAATTCGACCTCGACTGGACGGACTGGGACGTGGTCAACGATGCCTACTTCCGTGGCACCTTCGGCGGCCCCCAGGTCTTCCCCTTCCGCTACACTTCCGGCTGCATGTACAACTTCGGCGTCACGCGGCAGTTGAACGACGGTTACTTCATCAGTGCGGGTTACATTTTCAGCGAGAATTCCGTACCGGACCGCACGCTCAGCCCTCTCAATCCCGATTCCGATCTCCAACTCGGAAGCATCGGGTTCGGCCACCACGGCGAATGCATCAGTTGGGCGGTGGGCTACCACTTCGCCTACAACGGAGGCCGCACCGTCACCGGCAGTCTAGTGAACTCGCCCACGGGCCAAACCGCCAATGGCCACTACACGACGTTCAACAATGCCGTGAACGTCTCGGTTCGCTACGCCTTTTGA
- a CDS encoding AAA family ATPase, translated as MEHASETEVVNAGKHLRSLVNGLNQVLFGQEELIELVLTGVLARGHILLEGLPGLGKTELVKGLSKLLRLGTKRVQFTPDLLPGDITGNPVLQETNGRREFVFQPGPLFTNIVLADEINRASPKTQSALLEAMQERRVTVLGETHPLPKPFFVLATQNPIELEGTYPLPEAQLDRFLFKLEVTRNNVDTLQRIVSNREIGTEPQVDPVMDAATLDELLELVRRIFLPDVVANYIARLVDATHPGQSAASHGIRYGASPRAALALASAAKARALMNERTHGSFEDVKAVAPAVLRHRIVLDYNARVEGLTPNDLVRSLLEEVPFQSAATPKSLKA; from the coding sequence ATGGAACACGCCTCCGAAACCGAAGTTGTCAACGCGGGCAAGCACCTGCGCTCGCTGGTCAACGGCCTCAACCAAGTGCTGTTCGGCCAGGAGGAGCTGATCGAACTGGTGCTGACGGGGGTGCTGGCCCGCGGCCACATCCTGCTGGAAGGCCTGCCCGGCCTCGGCAAGACCGAGCTGGTGAAGGGCCTTTCCAAGCTGCTGCGCCTCGGCACCAAGCGCGTCCAGTTCACGCCGGACCTGCTGCCCGGTGACATCACCGGCAACCCGGTGCTCCAGGAGACCAACGGCCGCCGCGAGTTCGTGTTCCAGCCCGGCCCGCTCTTCACCAACATCGTGCTGGCGGACGAAATCAACCGCGCCTCGCCGAAGACCCAGTCCGCGCTGCTGGAGGCGATGCAGGAGCGCCGCGTGACGGTGCTAGGAGAGACCCACCCGCTGCCGAAGCCGTTCTTCGTGCTCGCCACCCAGAACCCGATCGAACTGGAAGGCACCTATCCGCTGCCGGAGGCCCAGCTCGACCGTTTCTTGTTCAAGCTGGAGGTCACCCGCAACAACGTGGACACCCTGCAACGGATCGTTTCCAACCGCGAGATCGGCACCGAGCCGCAGGTGGATCCGGTGATGGACGCCGCCACCCTCGATGAACTGCTCGAACTGGTGCGCCGCATCTTCCTGCCAGACGTGGTGGCGAACTACATCGCCCGGCTGGTGGACGCCACCCATCCCGGACAATCCGCGGCTTCCCACGGCATCCGCTACGGAGCCAGTCCGCGCGCGGCACTGGCGCTGGCGTCGGCGGCCAAGGCGCGTGCACTGATGAACGAGCGCACGCATGGCAGCTTCGAGGACGTGAAGGCCGTGGCTCCGGCGGTGCTGCGCCACCGCATCGTGCTGGACTACAACGCCCGCGTCGAAGGCCTCACGCCGAACGACCTGGTGCGCTCGCTTCTCGAGGAGGTGCCGTTCCAATCCGCGGCCACGCCGAAGAGTCTCAAGGCCTGA